The genomic interval TTCGGTTTCATCAAACGCAgtaacaaaaacttaaattctGTCGCATAGTTTTATAAACGTTATGCAACTTATGTTATTTGTTCAAGCTTCAATTCAGTTGTTATACACTTCACCCAAGGATCAAAAGAGTTATAGATGATTAGCTACAACATTGCATACTCTTTAACTTTGAACCCATGCTCTGTACTTGGGTGAAGGGTATTCCAAACCACGTTCTAACCAATGGCAAACTGCTTAACTATAAACCCGTTTATCTATGACTCATAGCTAATGTTGTGCCAACTTCTTCGTAGCTTTTTCATTCAAAACTTTGCCGACTCGTTTCGCCAGTGCATTATTGATCTGATGCAGGGCGAGCTGCGGCATGCAGCTGAATTGAGAGAGGATGAAGTACTAGAAACTATTGTACACATACTCACACCCGAGTCACACCCACCATTACTTGGCTATTACAATGCAGGCGTCCTGGGACCTGAGCTCAAGTTGCTCGAGTCAATTATCACTAACAGGTGCGCAGATAGGACCATGTCTGAAGTCTTGCCCGCCGATCGACCAGATGGCCAAACGAACAAATCAAAAGAATTCATACAATTACAGTTTTTAGTTGCTCCAATTGTTAcaattttcttgtttcttaCTTTATAAAAGGTATATTACCATACGACtttcaatattatttcatTCATTAAACATCATTCATCTGCATCTTGCTTCTtttattaatgaaattaacTTGCGATttgctaattaaatttatgggTCATCCTTATGTTGCAGCTACTACCTAGCACGGTTTAAGGACTCATATCGCCAGGCCACTATCGATCTTATGCTGGGCAATCATGTCTCTTCCGAATCGCTAAGCGCTCTGGGCGGTCAAGCGGCTCCAGATGAAGCTGATGGTGAAAGTGCGGAGCAGGCCAAAATGTTGGTGGAGGATTGTCGCCGTTTACTGTTGAGCTCAGAGCAATATCCAGTTGGCGCTTGGGGTTTAATCGATGCGGATCCCAGGTAATTATTACAGATATTTCCCCGAGTTACCAATTttcaacaagttttttataGCTCTGGTGACGCCAGCGAAACTGAAGTGGACTCCGTGTTGCTGCTAACCGACGACTGTTATATTGTTGCCGAATACGATTCACACCTGGACAAGATTGTGCGTTTTGAGAAGGTGCATTTGTCGCAGATACGTCTCATAGAGTTGGGCATGTATCAGCAaacgaaaatatttcaaaactCCACGCCAGCGTATCTCTGCTTGCGCTTGAACTACTGCGTTGATAATCAAGAAGGATACTTTCACATGTTCCGCTCAGCCAACTTACGATTCTTTAACAATGCGGCGTATGTTATAAAAACTCAAGAGGAGCTTACCGAATCACTTACATCAATTGTGGAAATGTTTCGAATTGCTCTGGAGAATGCAGGCAACCCAGATGTGCGCTTTGTGACTGGCGGTGTGTTGCAGCGACGCAAGAGTAAGCAGCCATTGCTAGACGTCTCCAAAGGCATGCCACGTAACCTATCCGAATCTCAGTTGGTGCAGTTCAGTTCCAAGGCGCTGTCTAACGTAGCTGGACAGTTCTCGAGACTAGGTCAGACTTTCAAGAAACCCTCGAGCGCCGCACACGCCGGAAACGTGGCCGCCACACTTAATCCACAGGTGATGCGTCAGTCTGAAGGCACTGTCGTGGACCTCTGTCAGGAGGCCGAGAAGGCCGTTTTTACCGTTGGGGGCAAGCAGCgcgcaaacagcagcagcagcacggaTACAGAAGAACACGACAATAGCTTGTATGAGCCCGAGATGGACTCGGATGTTGAGATTGCTTTAGATAAAGCCAACTACAATGAGAACGCCTTCCTACCCTCAGTAGGCATTGTAATGGGCAGTCAGAAAGAGCAGCCGAGCTCCTCGATTAATATGCAGCAACTGGAACCAAAGGATAGCATGTGCAAACCGACTGAGGATGTGCTCACTATTTCTATAACAACAGTAACTGATAATGTAGGCTTGCCAAATGGGCTGCTGGAAAATGCGCCGCCCGTGCGTTCAATTACACCAAATCCGCAAATATGCGTTCAGGCTGAAGAGGCACAGGAAGTGGATGTTGAAGAGGGCATGCCAAAGCTCCAGTCAAGGTCGGTATTCTACACTTAGTTTCTCTTATTACAATACGGCTTTGTTTGTTGAGTTCTGGTTTTTATGTTGTTCTTACCCTATCTATACTCTACTTGTACCCGAATCCATATATTAGTATTTGTGTTCttttgtaaatgtatatgttaTGTTACGGTTATTGCAGATATAGCTCTTAAGTTTACAAGTATTATGTACGGCAACCTTTATATGTTCAATTTCACTCATATACGTAAAGTATTTATTATAAgcatatcaatatatatattcagagCATGTGTTATTAAATAGCGAAACCTTTGTGCCTGTTTTTATACAATCGAAATGCTTAGAAAACGCTCAAATAAATCTATATGGCAAAAGTATTACcgcattttttcttttcacgATTTGCTTGATCCGTTTTTAGTTTTGGTGACAGTGAACTTAGCATTCCGCTGGCCCAGCCAGTCAACAGCGAAGCCAACAAGCTTAAACATCTTACCAGCCCACTCTCAAAGCTGGCCAAAGGAATGCAGAACATTGGTATGAATCTGGATCCACGCAGACTAACCACCAGGGTGAGTTAAAATTAACTTCTTTATATAAGCCTACATCTGACTGTCTCGATTACTTGCAGACCGGCGCGCACTCGCCCACCAGCGTTACGGCGGAAAACTCTCCTCCAGAACGCGGTCCAGGTACCCGTGATCTTTTGATGGAAATGTGGGCAGCTGAGAAATGCAAATCCAAGCTAATAGCtctatgaaatgaaatgaatggaAATAAACTTCAGCTACACCACGCAATTACTTATTAGTATAGTGATATAAAGAATTAATTATCATACAAGTTATAGCTCAACAAGTTTATTCTAGCTGTTTCACGTGGCACTTTTATTAAAAAGGAATTTATTTAGTATATGTAGTCATCTCTAGTCATGCGGCACGAACTTAATATGTACGTCCCTTGAATTGTACACAATATTCCC from Drosophila virilis strain 15010-1051.87 chromosome 2, Dvir_AGI_RSII-ME, whole genome shotgun sequence carries:
- the sp3 gene encoding phosphatidylinositide phosphatase SAC2 isoform X1 codes for the protein MEVFQTDTHYIFVKRDKSLWWNRKTSEFTIKPGWDLSSVEDIECIGVTHGIVGVISLPNVYEPHLVVIKEATAVGVLYPPHLVYKIKSICILSADEPDSELSNCTKHTKSNNSTPTHSASSSSNKNNNGSSRAAQAPGTKSTKLFEGMNKTWGVVKSAGNTIKATTQQAANLATKQVKNSVGIREPRQIERRITEELHKIFDDTDSFYFSFDCDITNNLQRHEVRADDGQPQPDERFFWNMHMIRDIIKMNDKTWILPIIQGFVQVEASVIGNDCFTLSLVSRRSRHRAGTRYKRRGVDEKGNCANYVETEQILSFRHHHLAFTQVRGSVPIYWSQPGYKYRPPPRLDRGAAETQQAFELHFTKELSIYERVCIVNLVEQSGKEKLIGDTYAEHVIKYNNEHIIYVTFDFHDYCRGMRFENVSALIDAVGPEAGAMGFHWRDQRGMICNQKSVFRVNCMDCLDRTNVVQTAIGKAVLESQLVKLGLSPPYSPIPDQLKSPFMALWANNGDIISRQYAGTNALKGDYTRTGERKISGMMKDGMNSANRFFIQNFADSFRQCIIDLMQGELRHAAELREDEVLETIVHILTPESHPPLLGYYNAGVLGPELKLLESIITNSYYLARFKDSYRQATIDLMLGNHVSSESLSALGGQAAPDEADGESAEQAKMLVEDCRRLLLSSEQYPVGAWGLIDADPSSGDASETEVDSVLLLTDDCYIVAEYDSHLDKIVRFEKVHLSQIRLIELGMYQQTKIFQNSTPAYLCLRLNYCVDNQEGYFHMFRSANLRFFNNAAYVIKTQEELTESLTSIVEMFRIALENAGNPDVRFVTGGVLQRRKSKQPLLDVSKGMPRNLSESQLVQFSSKALSNVAGQFSRLGQTFKKPSSAAHAGNVAATLNPQVMRQSEGTVVDLCQEAEKAVFTVGGKQRANSSSSTDTEEHDNSLYEPEMDSDVEIALDKANYNENAFLPSVGIVMGSQKEQPSSSINMQQLEPKDSMCKPTEDVLTISITTVTDNVGLPNGLLENAPPVRSITPNPQICVQAEEAQEVDVEEGMPKLQSSFGDSELSIPLAQPVNSEANKLKHLTSPLSKLAKGMQNIGMNLDPRRLTTRTGAHSPTSVTAENSPPERGPGTRDLLMEMWAAEKCKSKLIAL